Proteins from a single region of Chaetodon trifascialis isolate fChaTrf1 chromosome 10, fChaTrf1.hap1, whole genome shotgun sequence:
- the LOC139337324 gene encoding suppressor of tumorigenicity 7 protein homolog isoform X1 produces MFGTESSLSMFLNTLTPKFYVALTGTSSLISGLILIFEWWYFRKYGTSFIEQVSVSHLRPLLGGVDSSSPSNSNTSNGEADSNRQSVSECKVWRNPLNLFRGAEYNRYTWVTGREPLTYYDMNLSAQDHQTFFTCDSDHLRPADAIMQKAWRERNPQARISAAHEALELEDCATAYILLAEEEATTIMEAERLFKQALKAGESCYRRSQQLQHHGTQYEAQHRRDTNVLVYIKRRLAMCSRKLGRTREAVKMMRDLMKEFPLLSMFNIHENLLESLLELQNYADVQAVLAKYDDISLPKSATICYTAALLKARAVSDKFSPEAASRRGLSTAEMNAVEAIHRAVEFNPHVPKYLLEMKSLILPPEHILKRGDSEAIAYAFFHLQHWKRVEGALNLLHCTWEGTFRMIPYPLEKGHLFYPYPICTETADRELLPTVFHEVSVYPKKELPFFILFTAGLCSFTAMLALLTHQFPELMGVFAKAFLSTLFAPLNFIMEKVESILPSSLWHQLTRI; encoded by the exons tAAGCATGTTTCTCAACACCTTGACGCCCAAGTTTTACGTGGCTCTGACGGGCACCTCCTCCCTCATATCAGGACTCATATTG ATATTTGAATGGTGGTATTTCAGGAAATATGGGACCTCCTTCATAGAGCAGGTGTCTGTGAGccacctgcgccccctgctGGGCGGAGTGGACAGCAGCTCCCCCAGCAACTCCAATACCAGTAATGGGGAGGCTGACTCCAATCGACAAAGTGTGTCTG AATGTAAAGTATGGAGAAATCCGCTGAATTTATTTCGTGGAGCTGAATATAATCG GTATACGTGGGTGACGGGTCGAGAGCCGCTGACATACTACGATATGAACCTGTCAGCACAAGACCACCAGACCTTCTTCACCTGCGACTCAGACCACCTGCGGCCTGCTGACGCCA TTATGCAGAAggcatggagagagaggaaccCACAGGCTCGCATTTCTGCAGCACATGAAGCTCTGGAGCTCGAAGa TTGTGCAACAGCATACATCCTACTGGCGGAGGAAGAAGCTACAACCATCATGGAGGCGGAACGTTTGTTTAAACAAGCGCTAAAAGCCGGAGAGAGCTGCTATCGCCGCAGCCAACAGCTCCAACACCACGGGACACAGTATGAAGCCCAGCACA GAAGAGACACCAATGTGTTGGTGTACATAAAGAGAAGACTGGCCATGTGCTCCAGAAAGCTTGGCCGAACACGAGAAGCAGTTAAAATGATGAGAGAT ttaATGAAGGAGTTCCCTCTCCTCAGTATGTTCAACATCCACGAAAACCTGCTGGAGTCACTACTAGAGCTCCAGAACTACGCCGACGTCCAGGCCGTTCTGGCCAAGTACGACG ATATTAGCTTACCCAAATCCGCAACAATATGCTACACAGCAGCTTTGCTCAAAGCCAGGGCGGTGTCGGACAA ATTCTCTCCAGAGGCAGCGTCCAGGCGAGGGCTGAGCACAGCAGAAATGAACGCAGTAGAAGCCATCCACAGAGCAGTGGAGTTCAACCCCCACGTCCCCAAA tatCTGCTGGAGATGAAGAGTCTGATTCTTCCTCCAGAGCACATCctgaagagaggagacagcGAGGCCATTGCCTACGCCTTCTTCCACCTGCAGCACTGGAAAAGGGTAGAGGGGGCACTCAACCTGCTGCACTGCACCTGGGAGGGca CGTTCAGAATGATCCCGTATCCTTTGGAGAAGGGTCACCTGTTCTACCCATACCCCATCTGCACAGAGACGGCCGACAGAGAGCTGCTACCCA CAGTGTTTCACGAGGTGTCGGTCTACCCGAAGAAGGAGCTGcccttcttcatcctcttcacagCCGGTCTCTGCTCCTTTACCGCCATGCTGGCTCTGCTCACACACCAGTTCCCCGAACTCATGGGAGTGTTTGCCAAAGCT ttcCTCAGCACGCTGTTTGCTCCCCTCAACTTCATCATGGAGAAGGTGGAGAGCATCCTGCCGTCCAGCCTCTGGCACCAACTTACCCGCATCTGA
- the LOC139337324 gene encoding suppressor of tumorigenicity 7 protein homolog isoform X2: MFGTESSLSMFLNTLTPKFYVALTGTSSLISGLILIFEWWYFRKYGTSFIEQVSVSHLRPLLGGVDSSSPSNSNTSNGEADSNRQSVSECKVWRNPLNLFRGAEYNRYTWVTGREPLTYYDMNLSAQDHQTFFTCDSDHLRPADAIMQKAWRERNPQARISAAHEALELEDCATAYILLAEEEATTIMEAERLFKQALKAGESCYRRSQQLQHHGTQYEAQHRRDTNVLVYIKRRLAMCSRKLGRTREAVKMMRDLMKEFPLLSMFNIHENLLESLLELQNYADVQAVLAKYDDISLPKSATICYTAALLKARAVSDKFSPEAASRRGLSTAEMNAVEAIHRAVEFNPHVPKYLLEMKSLILPPEHILKRGDSEAIAYAFFHLQHWKRVEGALNLLHCTWEGTFRMIPYPLEKGHLFYPYPICTETADRELLPMFHEVSVYPKKELPFFILFTAGLCSFTAMLALLTHQFPELMGVFAKAFLSTLFAPLNFIMEKVESILPSSLWHQLTRI, from the exons tAAGCATGTTTCTCAACACCTTGACGCCCAAGTTTTACGTGGCTCTGACGGGCACCTCCTCCCTCATATCAGGACTCATATTG ATATTTGAATGGTGGTATTTCAGGAAATATGGGACCTCCTTCATAGAGCAGGTGTCTGTGAGccacctgcgccccctgctGGGCGGAGTGGACAGCAGCTCCCCCAGCAACTCCAATACCAGTAATGGGGAGGCTGACTCCAATCGACAAAGTGTGTCTG AATGTAAAGTATGGAGAAATCCGCTGAATTTATTTCGTGGAGCTGAATATAATCG GTATACGTGGGTGACGGGTCGAGAGCCGCTGACATACTACGATATGAACCTGTCAGCACAAGACCACCAGACCTTCTTCACCTGCGACTCAGACCACCTGCGGCCTGCTGACGCCA TTATGCAGAAggcatggagagagaggaaccCACAGGCTCGCATTTCTGCAGCACATGAAGCTCTGGAGCTCGAAGa TTGTGCAACAGCATACATCCTACTGGCGGAGGAAGAAGCTACAACCATCATGGAGGCGGAACGTTTGTTTAAACAAGCGCTAAAAGCCGGAGAGAGCTGCTATCGCCGCAGCCAACAGCTCCAACACCACGGGACACAGTATGAAGCCCAGCACA GAAGAGACACCAATGTGTTGGTGTACATAAAGAGAAGACTGGCCATGTGCTCCAGAAAGCTTGGCCGAACACGAGAAGCAGTTAAAATGATGAGAGAT ttaATGAAGGAGTTCCCTCTCCTCAGTATGTTCAACATCCACGAAAACCTGCTGGAGTCACTACTAGAGCTCCAGAACTACGCCGACGTCCAGGCCGTTCTGGCCAAGTACGACG ATATTAGCTTACCCAAATCCGCAACAATATGCTACACAGCAGCTTTGCTCAAAGCCAGGGCGGTGTCGGACAA ATTCTCTCCAGAGGCAGCGTCCAGGCGAGGGCTGAGCACAGCAGAAATGAACGCAGTAGAAGCCATCCACAGAGCAGTGGAGTTCAACCCCCACGTCCCCAAA tatCTGCTGGAGATGAAGAGTCTGATTCTTCCTCCAGAGCACATCctgaagagaggagacagcGAGGCCATTGCCTACGCCTTCTTCCACCTGCAGCACTGGAAAAGGGTAGAGGGGGCACTCAACCTGCTGCACTGCACCTGGGAGGGca CGTTCAGAATGATCCCGTATCCTTTGGAGAAGGGTCACCTGTTCTACCCATACCCCATCTGCACAGAGACGGCCGACAGAGAGCTGCTACCCA TGTTTCACGAGGTGTCGGTCTACCCGAAGAAGGAGCTGcccttcttcatcctcttcacagCCGGTCTCTGCTCCTTTACCGCCATGCTGGCTCTGCTCACACACCAGTTCCCCGAACTCATGGGAGTGTTTGCCAAAGCT ttcCTCAGCACGCTGTTTGCTCCCCTCAACTTCATCATGGAGAAGGTGGAGAGCATCCTGCCGTCCAGCCTCTGGCACCAACTTACCCGCATCTGA